One Actinomycetota bacterium DNA window includes the following coding sequences:
- a CDS encoding HAMP domain-containing protein, with protein sequence MSERKRSGMGKGRSRLLYQVTILLIVVLLIIGAAVFLVVNGTLNRLIEEDKKDRIDSEARIIYNDAVYISEIQIANMLTDFEDLDIADLILAVREKRINDFIRYANDGLKGSVESGMMGAEAILVADPSSRGALSYPYVLAASEDALTFMEVPSYLIEAFEDGQSYVFLEEGVPELGFEGEYLVTLIELKDPITGGTFAFIGIRPFGEEIARIDSFYSNERSRMTLILALVIGFGIILVFVITFFILRRMIYKQITKPIDELTGVAAEVMDGNLDVEIEVREGEEFETLKRAFREMIGSIRSMVNRSLGDD encoded by the coding sequence ATGAGCGAAAGGAAGCGGAGCGGCATGGGCAAGGGCAGGTCCCGCCTCCTCTACCAGGTGACCATCCTGCTGATCGTCGTATTGCTGATCATCGGGGCGGCCGTGTTCCTGGTCGTCAACGGTACCCTGAACCGCTTGATCGAGGAGGACAAGAAAGACCGCATCGACTCGGAAGCCCGGATCATCTACAACGACGCCGTGTACATCTCCGAGATCCAGATCGCGAACATGCTGACGGACTTCGAGGACCTGGATATCGCCGATCTCATCCTGGCGGTAAGGGAGAAGAGGATCAACGATTTCATCCGCTATGCCAACGACGGGCTGAAGGGGAGCGTGGAAAGCGGGATGATGGGGGCGGAGGCGATCCTGGTGGCCGATCCGAGTTCCCGGGGGGCCCTTTCCTATCCTTACGTCCTGGCGGCCAGCGAAGACGCCCTGACCTTCATGGAGGTCCCCTCGTACCTGATCGAAGCCTTCGAGGACGGGCAGTCCTACGTCTTCCTGGAGGAGGGCGTGCCGGAGCTGGGCTTTGAGGGCGAGTACCTGGTCACCCTGATCGAACTGAAAGACCCCATCACCGGCGGCACTTTCGCTTTCATCGGCATCAGGCCCTTCGGGGAGGAGATCGCCCGCATCGACTCCTTCTACAGCAACGAGAGGAGCCGGATGACCCTGATCCTGGCGCTGGTGATCGGGTTCGGGATAATCCTCGTCTTCGTGATCACCTTCTTCATCCTGCGGCGCATGATCTACAAGCAGATCACCAAGCCCATCGACGAGCTGACCGGGGTGGCCGCCGAGGTCATGGACGGCAACCTGGACGTCGAGATCGAGGTACGCGAAGGCGAGGAGTTCGAGACCCTGAAACGGGCTTTCAGGGAGATGATAGGCAGCATCAGGTCCATGGTTAACAGGTCGCTCGGGGACGACTGA